One window from the genome of Diabrotica virgifera virgifera chromosome 6, PGI_DIABVI_V3a encodes:
- the LOC126886035 gene encoding uncharacterized protein LOC126886035 → MVNLALQYLRLATQRSNIKLDIWFISRCLHNKVFPTFCRVRTSNNVHPNIRNAMQTKLMKKEICKHYSKLNYIDCKLKVTYDSLLETLHYINLNTLLSDVQDKVDRSHSVKFNRVNNKLQHLVNNKIRLDQQKASHNKSFSNFRFHPRIKNLSNVQFSDDELKLLNLGLKHSIPTNLSIRDLESLSIETDTVIQNLSISLTQKTSIRNSCIQTINKFKTKLLSNNNSSISNINSSSTSTSSSSFPNFSFNKSKSLLSTLKSIKNKIKNQHLIFSKADKGNCLVILDQQLYIDKVTSFLNNNNFNLLPVDPSKSFVSKMKNNLKQFTDFFSEYEAPYTKIPSNPLTPRLYGLPKIHKVDNPIRPVVSFINTPVSILSKFILNIIKNFINFTPQFTVLNSRQLVEKLQLVNLNPNIVMLSFDVSNLFTSVPKNESISLVNSLLLNNSVTSTTTSSIINILKICLSQDYFVFNNNFYQQPDGLAMGSCLSPFLADVFMDHLESNHITKNPEILHWFRYVDDILVLISGNSDSAHNLLHKINLIHPKITFTMELESSNSINFLDISITRLDDHFNFGIYRKPTQTDHVIHSTSNHPLSHKLSAFRSFIYRLNSIPLSTTEFNKELNIIKQIAVNNGYDPDIILKLQQKRELKLLQQSAFSSSSTTTPIYASLPFNNSKLSERVKQIISNSCDNIKISFKVNNTLNKSLTNTKDPIHYMSRSGVYRLSCSDCDATYIGRTYRSLSTRSAEHSKRDTTSAFSHHLKVNKHELKIPDGVQLIHNIQQKKNTLRLDLYEDLEIVKDLKKSPNCVNRQTSLNRNFVPIHRQLFS, encoded by the coding sequence ATGGTCAACTTGGCTCTACAATACTTGCGATTAGCCACACAACGGAGCAACATAAAGCTGGACATATGGTTCATATCCAGATGTTTACATAATAAAGTCTTCCCAACATTCTGTAGAGTTAGAACTTCCAATAATGTACATCCCAACATCAGGAACGCTATGCAGACTAAACTCATGAAGAAAGAGATTTGTAAACATTATAGCAAACTGAACTACATTGACTGTAAGCTAAAGGTAACATATGATTCTCTACTCGAAACTTTACATTATATTAATCTTAATACTCTCTTGTCTGACGTTCAGGATAAGGTAGATCGTTCACATTCAGTTAAATTCAACCGAGTCAATAATAAATTACAACATTTAGTTAACAATAAGATTAGACTTGATCAACAAAAAGCTTCCCATAACAAAAGTTTTTCCAATTTTCGATTCCATCCAAGAATCAAAAATCTCTCAAATGTCCAATTTTCAGATGACgaattaaaactcttaaacctcGGTCTTAAACACTCCATTCCCACCAATCTATCTATCAGAGATCTTGAGAGTCTTTCCATAGAGACCGACACTGTTATTCAAAATCTTTCCATTTCACTTACACAAAAAACATCAATCAGAAACTCTTGCATCCAAACTATCAACAAATTCAAAACTAAACTTCTCTCTAATAacaattcttctatttccaacATCAATTCCTCTTCTACTTCCACGTCATCTTCATCTTTTCCCAATTTTTCATTTAACAAGTCTAAATCCCTTCTATCCACACTcaaatctattaaaaataaaatcaaaaaccaacACCTCATTTTTAGTAAAGCAGATAAGGGTAACTGCCTTGTTATTTTAGACCAACAACTATACATCGACAAAGTCACATCTTTCCtaaataacaataattttaatCTTCTCCCTGTTGATCCTTCAAAATCTTttgtttcaaaaatgaaaaacaatcTTAAACAGTTTACTGATTTCTTCTCTGAATATGAAGCACCTTACACCAAAATTCCGTCTAATCCACTCACTCCcaggttatacggtttaccaaagataCACAAGGTTGACAATCCCATTCGTCCCGTTGTCAGTTTCATCAATACTCCAGTCTCTATTTTATCCAAATTCATTcttaacattattaaaaattttattaacttcaccccacagtttactgttttgaattctcgccaattagttgaaaaacttcaacttgtcaatcttaATCCGAATATCGTCATGCtgtcttttgatgttagcaatttattcacttcagtcccaaaaaatgaatcgattagtctggTCAACTCGCTTCTTTTAAATAATTCGGTGACCTCCACTACCACTTCAtctattataaacattctcaaaatctgcctatctcaagattactttgtcttcaacaacaacttttatcaacaaccagatggtttagcaatgggaagttgcttatcccctttcttagctgatgtctttatggatcatttagaatccaatcatatcacaaaaaatccagagatattacattggtttcgttatgtagatgacattttagtcctcatATCTGGTAACTCCGActcagctcacaacttacttcatAAAATCAATCTAATCCATCCTAAAATCActtttaccatggaactagaatcttctaactccattaacttcTTGGacatatctattaccagactagatgaccacttcaactttggtatctaccgtaaacctaCACAGACTGATCACGTTATCCATTCCACTTCTAACCATCCTCTTTCACATAAACTTTCTGCATTTCGTAGCTTTATAtatagattaaactctattcctctatctacaactgaatttaacaaagaactgaacatcatcaaacaaattgcagttaacaatggttatgacccagacatcatccttaaacttcaacagaaaagagaacttaagttacttcaacaatccgctttctcatcatcttccacaactactccaatttatgcctccttaccgtttaataactccaaattatctgaaagagtcaaacaaatcatttctaattcttgtgataacatcaaaatctcatttaaagtcaataacaccctcaataaaagcttaactaacaccaaagaccctatccattacatgagccgtagtggggtatacagactctcttgttcagactgcgatgctacctacattggtagaacttatagatctctttccacccgatcggcagaacacagtaagagagataccacttcagctttttcacaccatttaaaagtcaataaacacgaacttaagattcctgatggggtccagttgatacacaacattcaacaaaaaaaaaatacactccgtttagacttatacgaggatttggaaattgtcaaagacctaaagaaaagtcccaattgtgttaaccgacaaacatcccttaaccgcaattttgtccccattcaccgtcaattattttcataa